The stretch of DNA GCGACCAGCGCAAATAGCGCGCCGTGGCGTTGTCCGCTCATTTCAGATTTCAGCTGTTTTTCCACACCTAACTGTTTTGGAAAATGTTCGTGTTGCACTGCAGCGAGGATTGGGCACCGAATTTCACTTTTGGAAGTCTGGAAACTCACTAAATGTGCTCAACGAGCGCGCTGAAGAGCTTTTGTGTGAGGTGGGTCTAGCAGACTTTGCACATGAGGAAACCCTTAACCTAGCATACGGTCGTAAAAGAGCCTTAGAAATTGCTACCACCATGGCAATGGAGCCCGAATTAATGTTGTTGGATGAGCCGACACAAGGCATGGGGCACGAGGATGTAGAGCGCGTTACGGAGCTAATTGATCGGGTTGCCAAAGGCCGCACTATTTTGATGGTTGAGCACAATATGAAGGTGGTTTCCTCTATAGCTGACCGCATCACAGTATTACAGCGGGGTTCAGTGCTGGCTGAAGGCTCTTACCAAGAGGTTTCCAATAACCCTTTGGTGGTTGAGGCCTACATGGGAACCCATGGGGGTGATGGAGCATGAGCACGATGGCGTTGGAGGTTAAAAACCTCGAGTCTTGGTATGGCGAGTCCCATATTCTTCATGGTGTAAATTTTGCTGTTCGTGATGGTGAGGTGGTCACGCTTCTGGGTCGTAATGGTGCTGGTCGCAGTACCATCTTAAAAACCATTTTGGGTTTGACCAGTAAAAGAACGGGCTCGGTAGAAATTTATGGCAACCAAACCATTGCGCTGCCAACCTACAAAATTGCCCGCCTAGGTGT from Polynucleobacter duraquae encodes:
- a CDS encoding ABC transporter ATP-binding protein, translating into MQETILKTIGLGKTFKGFSAVSDVNLDVTRGTIHALIGPNGAGKTTCFNLLTKFLEPSSGQILFNGLDITKERPAQIARRGVVRSFQISAVFPHLTVLENVRVALQRGLGTEFHFWKSGNSLNVLNERAEELLCEVGLADFAHEETLNLAYGRKRALEIATTMAMEPELMLLDEPTQGMGHEDVERVTELIDRVAKGRTILMVEHNMKVVSSIADRITVLQRGSVLAEGSYQEVSNNPLVVEAYMGTHGGDGA